The following proteins come from a genomic window of Elusimicrobiota bacterium:
- a CDS encoding methionine adenosyltransferase: protein MRRDKYVFTSESVTEGHPDKVCDQISDAVLDAILKDDPKGRVACESFVTTGLVVVGGEITTHTWVDVPSLVRSVIADIGYTDKRFGFDASSCGILNAIGRQSPDIAQGVDTGGAGDQGLMVGFACDETEDLMPTPISLAHALTRRLADVRKKKTLPYLGPDGKSQVTVEYEDGEPRRIDAVVLSSQHDESILDKTGKKITNRSREDIINKIILPVLPKKMLDKNTKFYVNPTGKFVVGGPEGDTGVTGRKIIVDTYGGWAPHGGGAFSGKDPTKVDRSACYMARHVAKNVVAAGLARQCTVQLAYAIGVAEPVSVMVDTHNTGLLPTEQIAGAVRDVFPLTPKGIIDYLKLRRPFYRKTASYGHFGRPDPDFYWEKTNKATELKKRLRA from the coding sequence CATCCGGACAAAGTCTGCGACCAAATTTCCGACGCGGTGTTGGACGCGATCCTCAAGGACGATCCGAAGGGCCGCGTCGCCTGCGAATCGTTCGTCACCACCGGCCTGGTGGTGGTGGGCGGCGAGATCACCACCCACACCTGGGTGGACGTGCCCTCCCTCGTGCGCTCGGTCATCGCCGACATCGGCTACACCGACAAGCGCTTCGGTTTTGATGCCTCGAGCTGCGGCATTTTGAACGCCATCGGCCGCCAGAGCCCGGACATCGCCCAGGGCGTGGACACCGGCGGCGCCGGCGACCAGGGTTTGATGGTGGGATTCGCCTGCGACGAAACCGAGGATTTGATGCCCACCCCCATCAGCCTGGCCCACGCCCTCACCCGGCGTTTGGCCGATGTGCGCAAGAAAAAAACATTGCCCTACCTCGGCCCCGACGGGAAATCCCAGGTGACCGTGGAATACGAAGACGGCGAGCCGCGCCGGATCGACGCGGTGGTGCTCTCCAGCCAGCACGACGAATCCATTTTGGACAAGACCGGGAAAAAGATCACCAACCGGTCCCGGGAAGACATCATCAACAAAATCATCCTCCCCGTGTTGCCCAAAAAGATGTTGGACAAAAACACGAAATTTTATGTGAACCCCACCGGGAAATTCGTGGTGGGCGGCCCCGAGGGGGACACCGGCGTGACCGGCCGGAAAATTATCGTGGACACCTACGGCGGTTGGGCGCCCCACGGCGGCGGCGCCTTCAGCGGCAAGGACCCCACGAAAGTGGACCGTTCGGCCTGTTACATGGCGCGCCACGTGGCGAAAAACGTGGTGGCGGCGGGCTTGGCCCGTCAATGCACCGTGCAGTTGGCCTACGCGATCGGTGTGGCGGAACCGGTCAGCGTGATGGTGGACACCCACAACACGGGCTTGTTGCCCACGGAACAAATCGCCGGGGCCGTCCGGGACGTCTTCCCGTTAACGCCCAAGGGCATCATCGACTACCTCAAGTTGCGTCGCCCTTTCTACCGCAAAACCGCTTCGTACGGCCATTTCGGCCGGCCGGACCCGGACTTTTATTGGGAAAAGACCAACAAGGCGACCGAACTCAAAAAGCGCTTGCGCGCTTAA
- a CDS encoding adenosylhomocysteinase, which translates to MKHDVKDLRLAKAGEARIVWAEREMPVLRLIRERFKKQKPFKNIRMACCLHVTTETANLAITLKEGGADVVLCASNPLSTQDEVAAALVKNHGIRTYGIKGEDNKTYYKHIFAALDHRPQITMDDGADVVGVLHKERPDQLADVIGGTEETTTGVVRLRAMEKEGVLRYPIIAVNDALTKHMFDNRYGTGQSTLDGVIRATNVLFAGKTVVVAGYGWCGRGVASRARGMGAHVVVTEIDPFRALEAVMDGFVVKPMIQAAVEGDIFITVTGDIGVLRAEHFRKMKDGAILCNSGHFNVEIDIPALAKMAKTKREVRPFVDEYLLPGGRRIHILGDGRLINLAAAEGHPASVMDMSFANQALCSEFMVKNARSLTDKVYSVPVDIDREIARLKLAAMKVGIDVLTPEQKKYLESWQEGT; encoded by the coding sequence ATGAAACACGACGTCAAAGATTTACGCCTCGCCAAAGCCGGGGAGGCCCGCATCGTCTGGGCGGAACGGGAAATGCCCGTCCTGCGGTTGATCCGGGAGCGGTTTAAAAAGCAGAAACCCTTTAAAAACATCCGCATGGCCTGTTGCCTCCACGTCACGACGGAGACCGCCAACCTGGCGATCACCTTGAAAGAGGGCGGGGCGGACGTGGTGTTGTGCGCCTCCAACCCCCTGTCGACCCAGGACGAGGTGGCCGCGGCGTTGGTGAAAAATCACGGCATTCGGACCTACGGCATCAAGGGGGAAGACAACAAAACCTATTACAAACACATATTCGCCGCCCTGGACCACCGCCCGCAGATCACCATGGACGATGGCGCCGACGTGGTGGGGGTGTTGCACAAGGAACGCCCGGACCAATTGGCCGATGTGATCGGGGGGACGGAGGAAACGACCACCGGGGTGGTTCGTTTGCGCGCCATGGAAAAGGAAGGGGTGTTGCGGTACCCCATCATCGCCGTGAACGACGCGCTCACCAAGCACATGTTCGACAACCGATACGGAACCGGCCAATCCACGCTCGACGGAGTGATTCGGGCCACCAACGTTTTGTTCGCCGGAAAAACCGTGGTGGTGGCGGGCTACGGATGGTGCGGCCGGGGTGTGGCGAGCCGCGCGCGCGGCATGGGCGCTCACGTGGTGGTGACGGAAATCGATCCGTTCCGCGCCCTTGAGGCCGTCATGGACGGGTTTGTGGTGAAACCCATGATCCAAGCCGCGGTCGAGGGAGACATCTTCATCACCGTGACCGGGGACATCGGGGTTTTGCGCGCGGAACATTTCCGAAAGATGAAAGACGGCGCCATCCTCTGCAATTCCGGCCACTTCAATGTGGAAATCGACATTCCCGCTCTGGCGAAAATGGCCAAAACCAAACGGGAAGTGCGCCCCTTCGTGGACGAATACCTGTTGCCCGGGGGCCGTCGGATTCACATCCTGGGGGATGGCCGCCTGATCAATTTGGCCGCCGCCGAGGGTCACCCGGCGAGCGTTATGGACATGTCCTTCGCCAACCAGGCCCTTTGCTCGGAGTTTATGGTGAAAAACGCGCGGTCGCTCACCGATAAAGTTTACAGCGTGCCGGTGGATATTGATCGCGAGATCGCCCGGTTGAAATTGGCCGCCATGAAGGTGGGGATCGACGTGTTGACCCCCGAACAGAAGAAATACCTGGAGAGCTGGCAGGAAGGAACCTGA
- a CDS encoding LptF/LptG family permease — protein sequence MTRLGRYVLKSFLKPLLFSYGAMTLLVLMAELMERLDKIIAGKADLGVIARYLLALWPVRSLELLPVAALLAILLSLGQLSRRMEITAAMSGGVHPWKLTAPLLSMGVVLSLFSLGLSEGLTPWANRQVKKLWNTDIRRLTHRKPTRFYNITVAGPGVFYAIGTLDLEKGRMENVVIDLVRDGRPDRQIQARTARWEESGWTLRNGFERVYRPDGRGIERVRGFQKSRLDRNDPPANLVPQEPDPDDMSQFTLRHQIQRLKSLGIATQKFEVELYMKTALPWSNLVIVFLGIPFAFNKRGGKVRAVAVALAVAFAYFGLLQVGRALGQKPWCPPLLGAWTANFVFLTIGGRLFWRMRSLA from the coding sequence ATGACCCGCCTGGGACGCTACGTGTTGAAATCGTTTTTGAAACCCCTCCTCTTCAGTTACGGGGCCATGACCCTATTGGTTTTGATGGCGGAGCTGATGGAACGGTTGGACAAAATCATCGCGGGCAAGGCCGATCTCGGCGTGATCGCGCGCTACCTGTTGGCCCTTTGGCCGGTGCGGAGTCTGGAACTTTTACCGGTGGCCGCCCTCCTCGCCATTCTGCTTTCGCTCGGCCAACTGTCCCGCCGCATGGAAATCACGGCCGCCATGTCGGGAGGTGTCCACCCTTGGAAGTTGACGGCCCCCCTTTTGAGCATGGGGGTGGTGTTAAGTCTTTTCTCCCTGGGCCTCTCCGAAGGGCTCACCCCCTGGGCCAACCGCCAAGTGAAAAAACTTTGGAACACGGACATACGTCGCCTGACCCACCGCAAACCCACGCGCTTTTACAACATCACCGTGGCGGGCCCGGGGGTGTTTTACGCGATCGGGACCCTGGACCTGGAAAAGGGCCGGATGGAAAACGTCGTGATAGACCTGGTCCGGGACGGCCGACCGGACCGGCAAATTCAAGCCCGGACCGCGCGGTGGGAGGAATCGGGTTGGACCCTTCGAAACGGTTTTGAACGCGTTTACCGTCCCGATGGGCGCGGCATCGAACGGGTCCGCGGGTTCCAAAAATCCCGCCTGGACCGGAACGATCCACCCGCGAACCTCGTTCCGCAGGAACCCGACCCCGACGACATGAGCCAGTTCACCCTGCGTCATCAAATCCAGCGTTTGAAATCCCTGGGGATCGCCACGCAAAAATTCGAGGTGGAACTGTACATGAAAACCGCCTTGCCCTGGTCCAACCTCGTGATCGTCTTCTTGGGCATTCCCTTCGCTTTCAACAAGCGCGGCGGCAAGGTGCGCGCCGTGGCGGTGGCCCTGGCCGTGGCCTTCGCTTATTTCGGTCTGCTCCAGGTTGGCCGGGCGCTCGGTCAAAAACCCTGGTGCCCGCCCCTCCTGGGCGCCTGGACCGCCAACTTCGTATTCCTCACCATCGGCGGCCGCCTCTTCTGGCGGATGCGTTCCCTCGCTTAA
- a CDS encoding LptF/LptG family permease, giving the protein MTLARYLLRQFLPPFAFGLSLFSGVLLLDKIFDLIDLLVNKGVGLSLSLQIFFLFLPTIMSLSVPMSILLACLLTFGRLSEDNEILALRASGLSFRQILWPPLAFALLLGLLLIPFNTRLTPAAMGRFRTLYHKIASTDPLVQMEPRRFFAVQNIRLYAEEVAKDHRVLRNVWLYRVFPDATERIHAGSGRVDTGPDRLTLRLTDGQMERVSADKPDEFLHLEFREYDLGVPLRPEALPRDRGWREYTGTELRREIIARRARGQPAGEIQSEFHLRFALAFAPIALALIGIPLGMTLERGGRGVGFGAAIVVIFVYYLLLVMGMNLAERNTLPAAPALWIANGVTALLGLGLYRQRVAQ; this is encoded by the coding sequence ATGACTTTGGCCCGTTATTTGTTGCGCCAATTTTTACCCCCGTTCGCCTTCGGCCTTTCTTTGTTTTCCGGCGTCCTCCTCTTGGACAAAATCTTCGATTTGATCGATTTGCTGGTGAACAAAGGCGTTGGATTGAGTTTGTCCCTTCAAATCTTTTTTTTGTTCCTTCCCACCATCATGAGCCTGAGCGTCCCCATGTCGATCCTGCTGGCCTGTCTGTTGACCTTCGGCCGCCTATCCGAAGACAACGAAATCCTGGCCCTGCGGGCCAGCGGCTTGTCGTTCCGACAAATCCTTTGGCCCCCGCTCGCCTTCGCCCTGTTGCTGGGACTGTTGTTGATCCCCTTTAACACGCGCCTCACCCCCGCCGCCATGGGGCGATTTCGAACCCTCTACCACAAAATCGCCAGCACGGACCCCCTGGTGCAAATGGAGCCCCGCCGGTTTTTCGCGGTCCAAAACATCCGCCTTTACGCCGAAGAGGTGGCCAAAGACCACCGCGTTTTAAGAAATGTTTGGCTCTACCGCGTTTTCCCCGACGCCACCGAGCGCATCCACGCGGGGAGCGGGCGGGTGGACACCGGCCCGGACCGCCTGACGCTGCGCTTGACCGATGGGCAAATGGAGCGCGTCTCGGCCGACAAACCCGATGAATTTTTGCACTTGGAATTTCGGGAATACGACCTGGGGGTTCCCCTGCGGCCCGAGGCCCTGCCCCGCGACCGCGGTTGGCGCGAATACACGGGAACCGAACTGCGTCGGGAAATCATCGCGCGGCGCGCGCGGGGCCAACCCGCAGGCGAAATCCAGTCCGAGTTCCACCTCCGGTTCGCCTTGGCCTTCGCGCCCATCGCCCTGGCGTTGATCGGGATCCCGCTGGGCATGACGTTGGAGCGCGGCGGACGGGGCGTCGGCTTCGGCGCGGCCATCGTTGTCATTTTTGTCTACTACCTGTTGCTCGTGATGGGGATGAATTTGGCCGAGCGGAACACCCTCCCGGCGGCGCCCGCGTTGTGGATCGCCAACGGCGTCACGGCGCTGTTGGGGTTGGGCTTGTACCGTCAGCGGGTGGCCCAATGA
- a CDS encoding ComF family protein: MPRWQGLSCRVCGLALPDGGARCWDCRKRRRDFRFCRSLGLYAGSLKSAVRALKYARREALGPPLARLLSALAGRPELRGADALVPVPLHFVRKHARGFNQAELLARGVSAETGTPVLDALRRRRWTRPQAGLRREARRRNVAGVFEARRSAETLLKGRWVILVDDVCTTGATLESCARALRAAGVRRVDAITLARDAFKARLKSAGGRPSRRPAPRLSV, from the coding sequence ATGCCCCGGTGGCAGGGCCTGTCTTGTCGGGTGTGCGGGCTGGCTTTGCCGGACGGCGGAGCGCGTTGTTGGGATTGTCGAAAGCGCCGCCGGGATTTTCGATTTTGCCGCAGTCTGGGTCTTTACGCGGGAAGCTTAAAGAGCGCCGTGCGGGCGCTGAAATACGCGCGGCGCGAGGCCCTGGGGCCGCCGCTGGCGCGCCTCCTGTCCGCGTTGGCGGGGCGGCCGGAATTGCGGGGGGCCGACGCCCTGGTCCCCGTGCCGTTGCACTTCGTGCGTAAACACGCGCGCGGTTTCAACCAAGCGGAACTTCTGGCGCGCGGGGTGTCGGCCGAAACGGGAACCCCCGTGCTGGACGCCCTGCGAAGACGACGGTGGACGCGCCCGCAGGCCGGACTGCGCCGGGAAGCGCGTCGACGAAACGTGGCGGGGGTTTTTGAGGCGCGCCGGTCGGCGGAGACGCTTTTGAAGGGACGGTGGGTGATTCTGGTGGACGACGTGTGCACGACGGGAGCGACCTTGGAGTCCTGCGCCCGGGCCCTGCGGGCGGCCGGGGTTCGGCGGGTGGACGCCATCACCCTAGCGCGCGACGCCTTTAAGGCTCGTTTGAAAAGCGCAGGCGGAAGGCCGTCCAGGCGCCCCGCGCCGCGTCTTTCAGTTTGA
- a CDS encoding glycosyltransferase family 2 protein, with translation MTHVLPRHTVISDGRSPDIPLVTFLVPVYNEKRTLGTVLEALSHFPESREIIVIDDGSTDGTRDFLIKNPAPNQVVLFHEKNVGKGAALRTALPHARGLYIAVQDADLEYDPKQYVEMLKIARTTRRAAVFGSRFLRPNPTAHWRFLWGNKFMTRWINFLCGTRLTDAYTCYKLMERSAVTALGLVSTGFEIEAEICVRLARKNIPIMENPIVYRPRTVKEGKKIKLKDAARGAWTAFRLRFSNEP, from the coding sequence ATGACACACGTTCTCCCCCGCCACACCGTCATTTCAGACGGCCGATCGCCCGACATCCCCCTGGTGACGTTTCTGGTCCCGGTCTACAACGAAAAACGCACCCTCGGAACCGTTCTCGAAGCCCTCTCCCATTTCCCCGAATCCCGCGAAATCATCGTCATCGACGACGGATCCACCGACGGCACGCGCGATTTCCTAATCAAGAACCCCGCGCCCAACCAGGTGGTGCTCTTCCACGAAAAAAACGTGGGCAAGGGCGCCGCCCTGCGCACGGCGCTTCCCCACGCCCGGGGTCTCTACATCGCCGTCCAGGACGCCGACCTCGAATACGATCCCAAGCAATACGTGGAGATGTTGAAGATCGCCCGCACCACCCGGCGCGCGGCGGTCTTTGGGTCCCGGTTTCTTCGGCCCAACCCCACGGCCCATTGGCGGTTTCTCTGGGGCAACAAATTCATGACCCGCTGGATTAATTTTTTATGCGGAACGCGTCTCACCGACGCTTACACGTGCTACAAGCTGATGGAACGGTCGGCGGTGACGGCGTTGGGGTTGGTGTCCACGGGCTTCGAGATCGAAGCGGAAATCTGCGTCCGGCTAGCGCGAAAAAACATTCCCATTATGGAAAACCCGATCGTCTACCGTCCCCGAACGGTCAAGGAAGGAAAAAAAATCAAACTGAAAGACGCGGCGCGGGGCGCCTGGACGGCCTTCCGCCTGCGCTTTTCAAACGAGCCTTAA
- the secG gene encoding preprotein translocase subunit SecG — protein sequence MIFSLLLSIHVVISLLVILAVLIQSGKGAGFAGVFGGGSGDALFSAPSGSMFIRKVTTGLAVAFFVSSLLLTIMGARRGGHTVTQHLSFPSAPVAEANPAAPDLPAPADSQGAPAAKN from the coding sequence ATGATTTTTAGCCTCCTGTTGTCGATCCACGTGGTGATTAGCTTACTGGTCATTTTGGCCGTCCTGATCCAGTCGGGCAAGGGCGCCGGTTTCGCCGGCGTTTTCGGCGGGGGCAGCGGCGACGCCCTGTTTTCGGCGCCATCCGGCTCCATGTTCATTCGCAAAGTCACAACCGGCCTCGCCGTGGCGTTTTTCGTTTCGTCCCTGCTTCTGACCATCATGGGGGCGCGGCGCGGCGGTCACACCGTGACCCAACATCTTTCCTTCCCGTCGGCGCCGGTGGCCGAAGCCAATCCGGCGGCTCCCGATCTCCCGGCGCCGGCCGACAGCCAAGGGGCCCCGGCCGCCAAAAATTAA
- a CDS encoding phosphoglycerate kinase produces the protein MKTITDLNVKGRRVIVRVDYNVPMEKGAVTDDTRVRASLPTLTHLIAQGARVVLISHLGRPKGAANPKYSLAPVAQHLSQLIKKPVAFAPDCIGAAAENAVAALKDGDVLLLENLRFHAEEEKNDPAFVEKLAKLGDLFVQDAFGAVHRAHASTSGLAKRLPNAAGFLLIKELDFLGQVKENPAKPFVAVVGGAKVSDKIEVLDKLIEKVDTLVIGGAMAYTFLNAQGIPTGKSLVEPDKVGVAKDLLKKASSRGVRVILPSDHVAVKSLEDTASAHNTADSAIQADELGVDIGPKTVQNLAAPIAGAKTIFWNGPMGIFEVDRYANGTRSVARAAADAAQKGATVVVGGGDSVAAVQSTGLADKISHISTGGGASLEFLEGKELPGVTALN, from the coding sequence GTGAAAACCATAACGGATTTGAATGTCAAAGGCCGCCGCGTCATCGTCCGCGTGGACTACAACGTTCCCATGGAAAAAGGGGCCGTCACGGACGACACCCGCGTGCGGGCGTCCCTCCCCACCCTCACCCATTTGATCGCCCAAGGCGCCCGGGTGGTTCTGATCTCCCACCTCGGCCGACCCAAGGGCGCGGCCAACCCGAAATACAGCCTGGCCCCGGTGGCCCAGCACCTCAGCCAACTTATCAAGAAACCCGTGGCCTTCGCGCCCGATTGCATCGGCGCCGCGGCGGAAAACGCCGTCGCCGCCCTCAAAGACGGCGATGTGCTTTTGCTGGAAAACCTGCGCTTTCACGCCGAAGAGGAAAAGAACGACCCCGCCTTCGTTGAAAAACTCGCGAAGCTGGGGGATCTCTTCGTGCAGGACGCCTTCGGGGCGGTCCACCGCGCCCACGCCAGCACCTCGGGTTTGGCCAAGCGCCTGCCCAACGCGGCGGGTTTCCTGCTGATCAAGGAACTGGATTTCCTCGGCCAAGTCAAAGAGAACCCCGCGAAACCTTTTGTCGCCGTGGTCGGCGGGGCCAAGGTGTCGGACAAAATCGAAGTGTTGGACAAACTCATCGAAAAAGTCGACACCCTCGTCATCGGCGGCGCCATGGCCTACACCTTTTTAAACGCCCAGGGCATCCCCACGGGAAAATCCCTCGTGGAACCCGACAAAGTGGGGGTGGCCAAGGATCTCCTAAAGAAAGCTTCCAGCCGGGGCGTGCGGGTCATTCTCCCCTCGGACCACGTGGCCGTCAAGTCCCTGGAGGACACCGCTTCCGCCCACAACACGGCCGACAGCGCCATTCAAGCCGACGAGCTGGGCGTTGACATCGGCCCCAAAACCGTACAAAACCTGGCGGCGCCGATCGCGGGAGCCAAGACGATCTTCTGGAACGGCCCCATGGGCATCTTCGAGGTGGACCGCTACGCCAACGGCACCCGCTCCGTCGCCCGGGCCGCCGCCGACGCCGCGCAAAAAGGGGCCACCGTCGTGGTCGGCGGCGGGGACAGCGTGGCCGCCGTTCAATCCACGGGGCTCGCCGACAAGATTTCACATATTTCCACCGGCGGGGGGGCTTCCCTCGAATTTCTGGAGGGCAAAGAACTGCCCGGCGTAACGGCTTTGAACTGA